In one Sesamum indicum cultivar Zhongzhi No. 13 linkage group LG12, S_indicum_v1.0, whole genome shotgun sequence genomic region, the following are encoded:
- the LOC105175051 gene encoding uncharacterized protein LOC105175051 isoform X1, with translation MEDIGLFNQGLKWLQSKDCYSVARTVVSCLREKIGVFMERHWPLVCCGCAKFGRVLLFLLVYWKNYFVSGFQSFIGLGSAALLVIMWSCFLSLTSLSCLLYVLASMGAAGIAVQFLGYTPGLFIVGLFAILVLWMYANFWITGTLFIVGGYLFSLNHARLVVLMATLYAMYCVKVRVGWLGVFLAINLAFLSNDVLNYLIKWCDNLSESTHLDDRKESDSFVEDDFSTDCEYSASTKLEGEEEEKLHSCKSARKPASPSFVEKPKEFAAEKVVRQDANSTIEMERILKSDNHYEALGFPRQRKIDVVLLKKEYRKKAMLVHPDKNMGSPLASESFKKLQCAYEVLSDAVKKRDYDEQLSKEESKCVMQKSASTSYQNTTDFCSEESRRIQCTKCGNSHIWVCTNRTKAKARWCQDCCQHHEAKDGDGWVEYKGSLVFDRPQKVEIPRAFVCAESRIFDVSEWAICQGMACRPNTHRPSFHVNMVGLEKSTQRSNSSRYPWDLDAEMMDEEDEFEMWLQQALASGLFCETSKRRKSWSPFKLPQKKGKKHWRRSS, from the exons ATGGAGGATATTGGGCTGTTCAATCAAGGGTTGAAATGGTTGCAATCAAAAGACTGCTATTCTGTAGCAAGGACTGTTGTGAGCTGTTTAAGGGAAAAGATTGGAGTTTTCATGGAGCGGCATTGGCCGCTTGTTTGTTGTGGGTGTGCCAAATTTGGAAGAGTTCTACTCTTCTTGTTGGTTTATTGGAAAAACTATTTTGTTTCTGGCTTCCAGTCATTTATTGGGCTGGGATCAGCAGCTCTGCTAGTCATTATGTGGAGTTGCTTCCTAAGCTTGACATCGCTGTCATGTCTTCTATATGTGCTTGCTAGTATG GGAGCAGCTGGGATTGCTGTTCAGTTTTTAGGCTACACTCCTGGACTTTTTATTGTGGGACTGTTTGCCATTTTGGTTTTGTGGATGTATGCTAATTTTTGGATAACTGGTACCCTGTTCATTGTTGGTG GCTATCTATTTTCATTAAATCATGCACGGCTGGTGGTGCTCATGGCAACCCTATATGCTATGTATTGTGTCAAAGTTCGAGTAGGATGGCTTGGAGTTTTTCTTGCAATTAACCTTGCTTTCCTATCAAATGATGTATTAAACTACTTGATCAAATGGTGCGATAATTTGAGTGAAAGCACTCATTTGGATGACCGTAAAGAATCTGACTCATTCGTAGAAGATGATTTTTCCACGGACTGCGAATACTCTGCCTCCACCAAATtagaaggagaagaagaagagaagttGCACTCATGTAAATCAGCCAGAAAACCTGCTAGTCCATCTTTTGTTGAAAAACCAAAAGAATTTGCTGCTGAGAAAGTGGTTAGACAAGATGCCAACTCCACAATTGAGATGGAGAGGATATTAAAAAGTGACAATCACTATGAAGCACTTGGGTTTCCACGCCAAAGGAAAATCGACGTTGTTTTGTTAAAGAAGGAATACCGTAAAAAG GCCATGCTTGTGCACCCTGACAAAAACATGGGAAGTCCACTGGCAAGTGAATCATTTAAGAAACTTCAATGTGCATATGAG GTTCTTTCTGATGCTGTAAAGAAGAGGGACTATGATGAGCAGCTCAGCAAAGAAGAATCTAAGTGTGTTATGCAGAAATCAGCTAGCACTTCTTACCAG AATACCACTGACTTTTGTTCTGAGGAATCAAGGCGCATACAGTGCACTAAGTGTGGCAATTCGCACATCTGGGTTTGTACGAATAGAACCAAGGCCAAAGCAAGATGGTGCCAG GATTGCTGTCAGCACCATGAAGCCAAAGATGGGGATGGATGGGTAGAGTACAAAGGCTCACTGGTATTTGATCGACCTCAGAAG GTGGAAATACCCCGTGCTTTTGTATGTGCTGAAAGCAGGATTTTTGATGTGTCGGAGTGGGCTATATGTCAG GGGATGGCTTGCAGACCAAACACGCATAGACCGAGTTTCCATGTAAACATGGTTGGATTAGAGAAGTCAACTCAGAGGTCCAACTCGAGCAGGTATCCATGGGATTTGGATGCTGAGATGATGGATGAAGAGGATGAATTTGAAATGTGGCTCCAGCAAGCCTTAGCGTCCGGACTATTTTGTGAAACTTCCAAACGCAGGAAAAGCTGGAGTCCGTTCAAACTGCCtcagaaaaaaggaaagaaacatTGGCGGAGATCATCCTAG
- the LOC105175172 gene encoding uncharacterized protein LOC105175172 isoform X3 codes for MKSSSLTRAVLSTVLQPVFSTRPNPGRSIVCSASPPKPRTPLYQRPPAFRATLSELKKWHVWAKNQAASVGSSFLDLDDGPDSPLLLRELNWLVEDALERPSVLSPQNSSSNYDDAIPVSIRACLYDLYKLWKQRIEERRPFQYLVGCEHWRDLILSVEEGVLIPRPETEIIVDLVDDAVRGNEKLRNGIWADLGTGSGALAIAVARILGVGSGRVIATDLSPVAVAVASYNVERYNLQQDRVAVRLGSWFDPLEDVKGELSGLVSNPPYIPSEDIDGLQAEVSKHEPRLALDGGANGMNDLIHLCNGAASMLKPGGFFAFETNGETQSKRLMDYMDTKMKGSFYSINITPDFAGIQRFVTGYRA; via the exons ATGAAGTCCAGTAGCTTAACACGTGCGGTTCTTTCAACCGTACTGCAACCCGTCTTCTCGACCCGCCCAAATCCGGGCCGGAGCATAGTATGCTCCGCCTCTCCGCCGAAACCCAGGACTCCACTCTACCAGAGGCCGCCGGCATTCCGAGCCACCCTTTCGGAGCTGAAAAAATGGCATGTTTGGGCCAAAAACCAGGCTGCCTCGGTGGGCTCCAGCTTCTTGGACTTGGACGACGGCCCAGACTCCCCCCTCCTCCTCAGGGAGCTCAACTGGCTGGTCGAAGACGCACTCGAACGGCCCTCTGTGCTTTCGCCGCAGAACTCCAGTAGCAATTACGATGATGCCATTCCTGTGTCGATAAGGGCGTGTTTGTACGATCTCTACAAGTTGTGGAAGCAGAGGATTGAGGAGAGAAGGCCGTTTCAATATTTGGTGGGATGTGAGCACTGGAGGGACTTGATATTGAGTGTTGAAGAAGGGGTTTTGATACCCAGGCCCGAGACTGAGATTATTGTGGATTTGGTTGATGATGCTGTGAGGGGGAATGAGAAGTTGAGAAATGGTATTTGGGCTGATTTGGGGACTGGGAGTGGGGCTCTTGCTATTGCTGTTGCTAGGATTTTGGGGGTGGGTTCTGGAAGAGTTATTGCTACTGACTTGAGCCCTGTTGCTGTTGCCGTTGCATCATATAATGTGGAGAGGTATAATTTGCAG CAGGACAGAGTAGCGGTAAGGTTGGGATCTTGGTTTGATCCTCTGGAGGATGTCAAAGGGGAACTCAGTGGACTTGTTAGCAATCCACCATATATCCCCAGTGAAGATATTGATGGGCTACAAGCTGAAGTTTCTAAACATGAACCAAGACTCGCTCTGGATGGGGGAGCAAATGGCATGAATGACCTTATCCATCTATGCAATGGAGCTGCTTCAATGTTAAAACCTGGTGGATTCTTTGCGTTTGAG ACTAACGGTGAAACACAGAGCAAACGTCTCATGGATTACATGGATACCAAGATGAAAGGAAGCTTCTACAGCATAAATATTACGCCTGATTTCGCTGGAATCCAAAGATTCGTGACTGGATATAGAGCATGA
- the LOC105175172 gene encoding uncharacterized protein LOC105175172 isoform X5: protein MKSSSLTRAVLSTVLQPVFSTRPNPGRSIVCSASPPKPRTPLYQRPPAFRATLSELKKWHVWAKNQAASVGSSFLDLDDGPDSPLLLRELNWLVEDALERPSVLSPQNSSSNYDDAIPVSIRACLYDLYKLWKQRIEERRPFQYLVGCEHWRDLILSVEEGVLIPRPETEIIVDLVDDAVRGNEKLRNGIWADLGTGSGALAIAVARILGVGSGRVIATDLSPVAVAVASYNVERYNLQQDRVAVRLGSWFDPLEDVKGELSGLVSNPPYIPSEDIDGLQAEVSKHEPRLALDGGANGMNDLIHLCNGAASMLKPGGFFAFEQVDIVIGSTKPVDPQKSADYYATYSPF, encoded by the exons ATGAAGTCCAGTAGCTTAACACGTGCGGTTCTTTCAACCGTACTGCAACCCGTCTTCTCGACCCGCCCAAATCCGGGCCGGAGCATAGTATGCTCCGCCTCTCCGCCGAAACCCAGGACTCCACTCTACCAGAGGCCGCCGGCATTCCGAGCCACCCTTTCGGAGCTGAAAAAATGGCATGTTTGGGCCAAAAACCAGGCTGCCTCGGTGGGCTCCAGCTTCTTGGACTTGGACGACGGCCCAGACTCCCCCCTCCTCCTCAGGGAGCTCAACTGGCTGGTCGAAGACGCACTCGAACGGCCCTCTGTGCTTTCGCCGCAGAACTCCAGTAGCAATTACGATGATGCCATTCCTGTGTCGATAAGGGCGTGTTTGTACGATCTCTACAAGTTGTGGAAGCAGAGGATTGAGGAGAGAAGGCCGTTTCAATATTTGGTGGGATGTGAGCACTGGAGGGACTTGATATTGAGTGTTGAAGAAGGGGTTTTGATACCCAGGCCCGAGACTGAGATTATTGTGGATTTGGTTGATGATGCTGTGAGGGGGAATGAGAAGTTGAGAAATGGTATTTGGGCTGATTTGGGGACTGGGAGTGGGGCTCTTGCTATTGCTGTTGCTAGGATTTTGGGGGTGGGTTCTGGAAGAGTTATTGCTACTGACTTGAGCCCTGTTGCTGTTGCCGTTGCATCATATAATGTGGAGAGGTATAATTTGCAG CAGGACAGAGTAGCGGTAAGGTTGGGATCTTGGTTTGATCCTCTGGAGGATGTCAAAGGGGAACTCAGTGGACTTGTTAGCAATCCACCATATATCCCCAGTGAAGATATTGATGGGCTACAAGCTGAAGTTTCTAAACATGAACCAAGACTCGCTCTGGATGGGGGAGCAAATGGCATGAATGACCTTATCCATCTATGCAATGGAGCTGCTTCAATGTTAAAACCTGGTGGATTCTTTGCGTTTGAG CAGGTGGATATAGTAATCGGATCAACGAAACCTGTAGATCCTCAAAAGAGTGCAGATTATTATGCAACATATTCACCCTTCTGA
- the LOC105175172 gene encoding uncharacterized protein LOC105175172 isoform X2 — protein sequence MKSSSLTRAVLSTVLQPVFSTRPNPGRSIVCSASPPKPRTPLYQRPPAFRATLSELKKWHVWAKNQAASVGSSFLDLDDGPDSPLLLRELNWLVEDALERPSVLSPQNSSSNYDDAIPVSIRACLYDLYKLWKQRIEERRPFQYLVGCEHWRDLILSVEEGVLIPRPETEIIVDLVDDAVRGNEKLRNGIWADLGTGSGALAIAVARILGVGSGRVIATDLSPVAVAVASYNVERYNLQDRVAVRLGSWFDPLEDVKGELSGLVSNPPYIPSEDIDGLQAEVSKHEPRLALDGGANGMNDLIHLCNGAASMLKPGGFFAFESSTYKKLGFPLFLASIHPRKCYLRNVNHKVGLKHELNQQVDIVIGSTKPVDPQKSADYYATYSPF from the exons ATGAAGTCCAGTAGCTTAACACGTGCGGTTCTTTCAACCGTACTGCAACCCGTCTTCTCGACCCGCCCAAATCCGGGCCGGAGCATAGTATGCTCCGCCTCTCCGCCGAAACCCAGGACTCCACTCTACCAGAGGCCGCCGGCATTCCGAGCCACCCTTTCGGAGCTGAAAAAATGGCATGTTTGGGCCAAAAACCAGGCTGCCTCGGTGGGCTCCAGCTTCTTGGACTTGGACGACGGCCCAGACTCCCCCCTCCTCCTCAGGGAGCTCAACTGGCTGGTCGAAGACGCACTCGAACGGCCCTCTGTGCTTTCGCCGCAGAACTCCAGTAGCAATTACGATGATGCCATTCCTGTGTCGATAAGGGCGTGTTTGTACGATCTCTACAAGTTGTGGAAGCAGAGGATTGAGGAGAGAAGGCCGTTTCAATATTTGGTGGGATGTGAGCACTGGAGGGACTTGATATTGAGTGTTGAAGAAGGGGTTTTGATACCCAGGCCCGAGACTGAGATTATTGTGGATTTGGTTGATGATGCTGTGAGGGGGAATGAGAAGTTGAGAAATGGTATTTGGGCTGATTTGGGGACTGGGAGTGGGGCTCTTGCTATTGCTGTTGCTAGGATTTTGGGGGTGGGTTCTGGAAGAGTTATTGCTACTGACTTGAGCCCTGTTGCTGTTGCCGTTGCATCATATAATGTGGAGAGGTATAATTTGCAG GACAGAGTAGCGGTAAGGTTGGGATCTTGGTTTGATCCTCTGGAGGATGTCAAAGGGGAACTCAGTGGACTTGTTAGCAATCCACCATATATCCCCAGTGAAGATATTGATGGGCTACAAGCTGAAGTTTCTAAACATGAACCAAGACTCGCTCTGGATGGGGGAGCAAATGGCATGAATGACCTTATCCATCTATGCAATGGAGCTGCTTCAATGTTAAAACCTGGTGGATTCTTTGCGTTTGAG AGTTCTACATATAAGAAATTGGGTTTTCCCCTCTTTCTTGCTAGTATACATCCAAGAAAGTGTTATCTTAGAAACGTGAACCACAAAGTGGGGCTAAAACATGAACTAAATCAGCAGGTGGATATAGTAATCGGATCAACGAAACCTGTAGATCCTCAAAAGAGTGCAGATTATTATGCAACATATTCACCCTTCTGA
- the LOC105175172 gene encoding uncharacterized protein LOC105175172 isoform X1 yields MKSSSLTRAVLSTVLQPVFSTRPNPGRSIVCSASPPKPRTPLYQRPPAFRATLSELKKWHVWAKNQAASVGSSFLDLDDGPDSPLLLRELNWLVEDALERPSVLSPQNSSSNYDDAIPVSIRACLYDLYKLWKQRIEERRPFQYLVGCEHWRDLILSVEEGVLIPRPETEIIVDLVDDAVRGNEKLRNGIWADLGTGSGALAIAVARILGVGSGRVIATDLSPVAVAVASYNVERYNLQQDRVAVRLGSWFDPLEDVKGELSGLVSNPPYIPSEDIDGLQAEVSKHEPRLALDGGANGMNDLIHLCNGAASMLKPGGFFAFESSTYKKLGFPLFLASIHPRKCYLRNVNHKVGLKHELNQQVDIVIGSTKPVDPQKSADYYATYSPF; encoded by the exons ATGAAGTCCAGTAGCTTAACACGTGCGGTTCTTTCAACCGTACTGCAACCCGTCTTCTCGACCCGCCCAAATCCGGGCCGGAGCATAGTATGCTCCGCCTCTCCGCCGAAACCCAGGACTCCACTCTACCAGAGGCCGCCGGCATTCCGAGCCACCCTTTCGGAGCTGAAAAAATGGCATGTTTGGGCCAAAAACCAGGCTGCCTCGGTGGGCTCCAGCTTCTTGGACTTGGACGACGGCCCAGACTCCCCCCTCCTCCTCAGGGAGCTCAACTGGCTGGTCGAAGACGCACTCGAACGGCCCTCTGTGCTTTCGCCGCAGAACTCCAGTAGCAATTACGATGATGCCATTCCTGTGTCGATAAGGGCGTGTTTGTACGATCTCTACAAGTTGTGGAAGCAGAGGATTGAGGAGAGAAGGCCGTTTCAATATTTGGTGGGATGTGAGCACTGGAGGGACTTGATATTGAGTGTTGAAGAAGGGGTTTTGATACCCAGGCCCGAGACTGAGATTATTGTGGATTTGGTTGATGATGCTGTGAGGGGGAATGAGAAGTTGAGAAATGGTATTTGGGCTGATTTGGGGACTGGGAGTGGGGCTCTTGCTATTGCTGTTGCTAGGATTTTGGGGGTGGGTTCTGGAAGAGTTATTGCTACTGACTTGAGCCCTGTTGCTGTTGCCGTTGCATCATATAATGTGGAGAGGTATAATTTGCAG CAGGACAGAGTAGCGGTAAGGTTGGGATCTTGGTTTGATCCTCTGGAGGATGTCAAAGGGGAACTCAGTGGACTTGTTAGCAATCCACCATATATCCCCAGTGAAGATATTGATGGGCTACAAGCTGAAGTTTCTAAACATGAACCAAGACTCGCTCTGGATGGGGGAGCAAATGGCATGAATGACCTTATCCATCTATGCAATGGAGCTGCTTCAATGTTAAAACCTGGTGGATTCTTTGCGTTTGAG AGTTCTACATATAAGAAATTGGGTTTTCCCCTCTTTCTTGCTAGTATACATCCAAGAAAGTGTTATCTTAGAAACGTGAACCACAAAGTGGGGCTAAAACATGAACTAAATCAGCAGGTGGATATAGTAATCGGATCAACGAAACCTGTAGATCCTCAAAAGAGTGCAGATTATTATGCAACATATTCACCCTTCTGA
- the LOC105175172 gene encoding uncharacterized protein LOC105175172 isoform X6, which translates to MKSSSLTRAVLSTVLQPVFSTRPNPGRSIVCSASPPKPRTPLYQRPPAFRATLSELKKWHVWAKNQAASVGSSFLDLDDGPDSPLLLRELNWLVEDALERPSVLSPQNSSSNYDDAIPVSIRACLYDLYKLWKQRIEERRPFQYLVGCEHWRDLILSVEEGVLIPRPETEIIVDLVDDAVRGNEKLRNGIWADLGTGSGALAIAVARILGVGSGRVIATDLSPVAVAVASYNVERYNLQQDRVAVRLGSWFDPLEDVKGELSGLVSNPPYIPSEDIDGLQAEVSKHEPRLALDGGANGMNDLIHLCNGAASMLKPGGFFAFEVDIVIGSTKPVDPQKSADYYATYSPF; encoded by the exons ATGAAGTCCAGTAGCTTAACACGTGCGGTTCTTTCAACCGTACTGCAACCCGTCTTCTCGACCCGCCCAAATCCGGGCCGGAGCATAGTATGCTCCGCCTCTCCGCCGAAACCCAGGACTCCACTCTACCAGAGGCCGCCGGCATTCCGAGCCACCCTTTCGGAGCTGAAAAAATGGCATGTTTGGGCCAAAAACCAGGCTGCCTCGGTGGGCTCCAGCTTCTTGGACTTGGACGACGGCCCAGACTCCCCCCTCCTCCTCAGGGAGCTCAACTGGCTGGTCGAAGACGCACTCGAACGGCCCTCTGTGCTTTCGCCGCAGAACTCCAGTAGCAATTACGATGATGCCATTCCTGTGTCGATAAGGGCGTGTTTGTACGATCTCTACAAGTTGTGGAAGCAGAGGATTGAGGAGAGAAGGCCGTTTCAATATTTGGTGGGATGTGAGCACTGGAGGGACTTGATATTGAGTGTTGAAGAAGGGGTTTTGATACCCAGGCCCGAGACTGAGATTATTGTGGATTTGGTTGATGATGCTGTGAGGGGGAATGAGAAGTTGAGAAATGGTATTTGGGCTGATTTGGGGACTGGGAGTGGGGCTCTTGCTATTGCTGTTGCTAGGATTTTGGGGGTGGGTTCTGGAAGAGTTATTGCTACTGACTTGAGCCCTGTTGCTGTTGCCGTTGCATCATATAATGTGGAGAGGTATAATTTGCAG CAGGACAGAGTAGCGGTAAGGTTGGGATCTTGGTTTGATCCTCTGGAGGATGTCAAAGGGGAACTCAGTGGACTTGTTAGCAATCCACCATATATCCCCAGTGAAGATATTGATGGGCTACAAGCTGAAGTTTCTAAACATGAACCAAGACTCGCTCTGGATGGGGGAGCAAATGGCATGAATGACCTTATCCATCTATGCAATGGAGCTGCTTCAATGTTAAAACCTGGTGGATTCTTTGCGTTTGAG GTGGATATAGTAATCGGATCAACGAAACCTGTAGATCCTCAAAAGAGTGCAGATTATTATGCAACATATTCACCCTTCTGA
- the LOC105175172 gene encoding uncharacterized protein LOC105175172 isoform X4: MKSSSLTRAVLSTVLQPVFSTRPNPGRSIVCSASPPKPRTPLYQRPPAFRATLSELKKWHVWAKNQAASVGSSFLDLDDGPDSPLLLRELNWLVEDALERPSVLSPQNSSSNYDDAIPVSIRACLYDLYKLWKQRIEERRPFQYLVGCEHWRDLILSVEEGVLIPRPETEIIVDLVDDAVRGNEKLRNGIWADLGTGSGALAIAVARILGVGSGRVIATDLSPVAVAVASYNVERYNLQDRVAVRLGSWFDPLEDVKGELSGLVSNPPYIPSEDIDGLQAEVSKHEPRLALDGGANGMNDLIHLCNGAASMLKPGGFFAFETNGETQSKRLMDYMDTKMKGSFYSINITPDFAGIQRFVTGYRA; encoded by the exons ATGAAGTCCAGTAGCTTAACACGTGCGGTTCTTTCAACCGTACTGCAACCCGTCTTCTCGACCCGCCCAAATCCGGGCCGGAGCATAGTATGCTCCGCCTCTCCGCCGAAACCCAGGACTCCACTCTACCAGAGGCCGCCGGCATTCCGAGCCACCCTTTCGGAGCTGAAAAAATGGCATGTTTGGGCCAAAAACCAGGCTGCCTCGGTGGGCTCCAGCTTCTTGGACTTGGACGACGGCCCAGACTCCCCCCTCCTCCTCAGGGAGCTCAACTGGCTGGTCGAAGACGCACTCGAACGGCCCTCTGTGCTTTCGCCGCAGAACTCCAGTAGCAATTACGATGATGCCATTCCTGTGTCGATAAGGGCGTGTTTGTACGATCTCTACAAGTTGTGGAAGCAGAGGATTGAGGAGAGAAGGCCGTTTCAATATTTGGTGGGATGTGAGCACTGGAGGGACTTGATATTGAGTGTTGAAGAAGGGGTTTTGATACCCAGGCCCGAGACTGAGATTATTGTGGATTTGGTTGATGATGCTGTGAGGGGGAATGAGAAGTTGAGAAATGGTATTTGGGCTGATTTGGGGACTGGGAGTGGGGCTCTTGCTATTGCTGTTGCTAGGATTTTGGGGGTGGGTTCTGGAAGAGTTATTGCTACTGACTTGAGCCCTGTTGCTGTTGCCGTTGCATCATATAATGTGGAGAGGTATAATTTGCAG GACAGAGTAGCGGTAAGGTTGGGATCTTGGTTTGATCCTCTGGAGGATGTCAAAGGGGAACTCAGTGGACTTGTTAGCAATCCACCATATATCCCCAGTGAAGATATTGATGGGCTACAAGCTGAAGTTTCTAAACATGAACCAAGACTCGCTCTGGATGGGGGAGCAAATGGCATGAATGACCTTATCCATCTATGCAATGGAGCTGCTTCAATGTTAAAACCTGGTGGATTCTTTGCGTTTGAG ACTAACGGTGAAACACAGAGCAAACGTCTCATGGATTACATGGATACCAAGATGAAAGGAAGCTTCTACAGCATAAATATTACGCCTGATTTCGCTGGAATCCAAAGATTCGTGACTGGATATAGAGCATGA
- the LOC105175051 gene encoding dnaJ homolog dnj-5 isoform X2, whose amino-acid sequence MYANFWITGTLFIVGGYLFSLNHARLVVLMATLYAMYCVKVRVGWLGVFLAINLAFLSNDVLNYLIKWCDNLSESTHLDDRKESDSFVEDDFSTDCEYSASTKLEGEEEEKLHSCKSARKPASPSFVEKPKEFAAEKVVRQDANSTIEMERILKSDNHYEALGFPRQRKIDVVLLKKEYRKKAMLVHPDKNMGSPLASESFKKLQCAYEVLSDAVKKRDYDEQLSKEESKCVMQKSASTSYQNTTDFCSEESRRIQCTKCGNSHIWVCTNRTKAKARWCQDCCQHHEAKDGDGWVEYKGSLVFDRPQKVEIPRAFVCAESRIFDVSEWAICQGMACRPNTHRPSFHVNMVGLEKSTQRSNSSRYPWDLDAEMMDEEDEFEMWLQQALASGLFCETSKRRKSWSPFKLPQKKGKKHWRRSS is encoded by the exons ATGTATGCTAATTTTTGGATAACTGGTACCCTGTTCATTGTTGGTG GCTATCTATTTTCATTAAATCATGCACGGCTGGTGGTGCTCATGGCAACCCTATATGCTATGTATTGTGTCAAAGTTCGAGTAGGATGGCTTGGAGTTTTTCTTGCAATTAACCTTGCTTTCCTATCAAATGATGTATTAAACTACTTGATCAAATGGTGCGATAATTTGAGTGAAAGCACTCATTTGGATGACCGTAAAGAATCTGACTCATTCGTAGAAGATGATTTTTCCACGGACTGCGAATACTCTGCCTCCACCAAATtagaaggagaagaagaagagaagttGCACTCATGTAAATCAGCCAGAAAACCTGCTAGTCCATCTTTTGTTGAAAAACCAAAAGAATTTGCTGCTGAGAAAGTGGTTAGACAAGATGCCAACTCCACAATTGAGATGGAGAGGATATTAAAAAGTGACAATCACTATGAAGCACTTGGGTTTCCACGCCAAAGGAAAATCGACGTTGTTTTGTTAAAGAAGGAATACCGTAAAAAG GCCATGCTTGTGCACCCTGACAAAAACATGGGAAGTCCACTGGCAAGTGAATCATTTAAGAAACTTCAATGTGCATATGAG GTTCTTTCTGATGCTGTAAAGAAGAGGGACTATGATGAGCAGCTCAGCAAAGAAGAATCTAAGTGTGTTATGCAGAAATCAGCTAGCACTTCTTACCAG AATACCACTGACTTTTGTTCTGAGGAATCAAGGCGCATACAGTGCACTAAGTGTGGCAATTCGCACATCTGGGTTTGTACGAATAGAACCAAGGCCAAAGCAAGATGGTGCCAG GATTGCTGTCAGCACCATGAAGCCAAAGATGGGGATGGATGGGTAGAGTACAAAGGCTCACTGGTATTTGATCGACCTCAGAAG GTGGAAATACCCCGTGCTTTTGTATGTGCTGAAAGCAGGATTTTTGATGTGTCGGAGTGGGCTATATGTCAG GGGATGGCTTGCAGACCAAACACGCATAGACCGAGTTTCCATGTAAACATGGTTGGATTAGAGAAGTCAACTCAGAGGTCCAACTCGAGCAGGTATCCATGGGATTTGGATGCTGAGATGATGGATGAAGAGGATGAATTTGAAATGTGGCTCCAGCAAGCCTTAGCGTCCGGACTATTTTGTGAAACTTCCAAACGCAGGAAAAGCTGGAGTCCGTTCAAACTGCCtcagaaaaaaggaaagaaacatTGGCGGAGATCATCCTAG